The genomic stretch CGCCGGTCACGCGATGCTATTTCGGAGGAGCGATTTCATGCAACGATATCGAAACAACACAACTCTGTACGATCCTGTTCGAACAGTTCTTCCAACGCGATGATATTCGAGACGCGCATGCGACacgattttatttaaaattaccgTTCAATatacatttaaccctttgcactcgaagtcattttaactctgaattcaaaataatttttccgacttacagtatttctatttctatcgactcgaatgcatttgatatatgtgaaataaaattttgtgaCCGATATTATAACAATTGGCGAGTCGGAGTCGTCAGtccgagtacaaagggttaacggCAAAAATTCGATTCCAACTTCCACGCAATTCGAATTTTGTCGTTCTAATTTGTCATCGAGTCCACGCGGAATCAGAATTGTATAATTAATAGCTCGATGTCAAGTTAAAATTGCAGCGAACATCGCATCGATCCGTGATCTTAAATAGAATCACGTAGCACTTTTTAAACGAATCGAAATTGCACGTTGTGAACAGCAGCCGTCGAATCGACCCGATCCGGATGTAGCACGATTATTATTGTTTAGTGCACGCGGTGCACCGAGCAACGTAGACGCGCATAAGCGACACGGTTCGACTATGATAGTTATAACAAATGCGATGCCTGTGTGCTGCAAGTATTCTGTCTGCATGTATGTGCGTGAGCGCGCGCGTTTGTGTGGACGTAGATTGAGTCTCCGATGACTCGGATTTGTTCGAATGCGCGTTTCCATCAACGTACATGTGTCATCGTTCGCGGAAGTTTAGGAGAAACAGCGTCGATGGACTCTTCGACagcaattacagtaatgtctctctaattgacgcaaataatgtctctctgattgtccagaaaaatggacaattttggaagaggtgatacgattgttcgagccttgtggctcgttttattattatctccccaaattgtccattttcgtggacaatttaagcgtcaattagagagacattacagtacagtaatgtctcccttactgacgctcagtaatttgggaagaggagccttgcggtttatttttatagttataaattgtccacaattataaaagcgagccgcaaggctcgaataatcgtatctcctctttccgaattgtccattttcgtagacaatccaagcgtcaataagggagacattactgtacagtaatgtctccgttACTGACGCTCAGTAGTTTGGGAGGAGgagtcttgcggtttatttttatagttataaattgtccacaattataaaagcgagccgcaaggctcgaataatcgtatctcctctttccgaattgtccattttcgtagaCAATCCaggcgtcaataagggagacattactgtatttagagGATTCGTTGCATCTCGGTCGTCTTCTTCCCCCTCCAGCTTTATACTACACCCGAGTCCTTCCTGCGCGAGTTCTTAAATCATAGAAGATGCGGTTGTGATCCCCCCACCCATCCCCCACCCCTCGTTGTACATGTATGCGTTTTTCCTTTCTGGTCCGAGGAACGTGGATTAACACacatagatatattatatttgtaaatGGCTGATCATCGCTTGTGATCCGACGACGCCTCGTCGATACACATAGAAACTATGATAACTGATAGAACCGATGCAAGAATGATCGTAGGCGTACACCCcccaccccctcccccccctGTTCACTGCGTCGGCCGAGTCCCGCCGATGCACGCCTATACAAATGACATCCTAACGATGTAAAACTTTCGGATAATAAACATGCATATTGTTGTACAAACCTGGTTGGCTTGATCCTCTCGCTCGGGTTCGCGAGTTTGATGGACGACGAGCGGAAAGGACGACAGGATAGGCGGCTATGCGATGGTATTTAAATGATAGTGTGTTTGTAAAGTGGGCTTTTGTTTGTTGAAATAATTTTGTAAACGTAGCACAGGATATTCTCCATGATTGACGCTCacattgtacacaaaagtggactaTTTAGGGAGAGGAGGTATGATTTTatgttaatttattatataattttataattaattaaaattaattataattaattaatattttatattaatgctgataatattaatgattataatacttaatcattatattaattgtattaatgTTGACaatattaatgattataatatttaatcgttatattaatattgataatattgataattataacatttaataattataaatattaataatattaatagaaatgCGATACGAGGAGCACAATTggtttatgtatattataataatatacataataatatatattataataatatacataataatgtatgttataataatacatataacaatattatttacattatataatattatatatattatatgttatattttatactatatataatagtttatataatattttacataCACCGTTGTAGGAATATAACATAGCTTGACAAGGCGAGCGCGAGGATCTTCGTAATAACGTTTGTAGTCTCGTGGTAAAATTTGGGCAGTGTTTTATTATATTCGTAGACAGCACGAATGAAGAGTACAATAAACCATGGTGGCGATTAACGTTAATAAATAAGACATCATGGACGACGGTACGCACTGCGAGAAAGAAAAGGCATAGCGTCGGGCGACGGGTGTCGCGCTGTTCTTCGGGATACGATGCGTATACTCTGTCATatctgtttttgtttttttgcaATTCTTTTTACGTGTTTTTACTCAGCTTTTTTCATCGGTTCGTGACGTATCGCGCGTTCCATGCGACACGGGGCGACACGGTCATCAGTAGACGTGAGCTGCAAAACAGACCGATCGTTGGATCAAACTGAAAAAGTCACAATCGACGaatacatacgatacatatacagcgtgtcccaaaattatgatatttccgagaagtgagaggttcctgagctcatttcaagcaactttttcctttgtgaaaatgcgatccgcggcttcgtttacgagttattaacgaaaaacgtgggccaatcggagagcgagcgaggCCGGCGCCCCACCCTAGCGGCCAATGCCCGTGTCGCGCCGGCTGTCTGACGCAGCGGCGATGGTCGCGAGGGCGTGgcgtcagtgtttttcattgataactcgtgaacgaagcctcggagaacatttctgtaaaggaaaaagttgcttcaaatcacctcaggaatccctcacttctcggaaatgccataattttgggagaGCCTGTATAAAATGGATAAACAGAACGATCGAAAGCTTCGAGAGTTTCGTCTTGCTGTAAATTTGAGGGAAAAAACAGTCGAGCTTGTTATGTACATATGTAGAATCGAAAGCAGCGAACGAGACTCTCGAAGCTTCGTGAAACACATATGGGGGACGCGTGTCTTATCACAGGGATGCACGTGTGTGTGGTCAACCGGGGCTCAGTGTTGTCTACGCAAGGAGATCTCTCGTGTGTCAAAAGCTAGCGTTATGAATGTTTCAACATCGTCTGCAAACACAAAACTGAACGAGCGGAGCTGTGCCCCGCGAGAAACGGAGTCGTGTAGAGGGGCGCCATTCAAAATCTCCGGAGGGGGGCTTCTGTTCGCCAGGGCCGGTTCTCCCTTGATATTTACACgtgtgtatatacatattagTCGAGCGAAAATGAACATAGAGGAACACCTTTCAAAATAAAATACCTATTAGAGGACATGGTGGATACACTGGGGCGACAGAAAGTTTCGTATCAGTTGTATCAATATTAACTGTTTAACGGTTACTGAAAGACGGtagttttattaataatttaatagtaattaattaatcaattattaataataataaccaatTATTTATGTAATAATGATTCATAATTTAATAACTAATTcatgattaataataataataaataatttaatagttAACTAATTAATGATTGATACCAATAAATAATGtaatgattaattaattaatattaccaGTAAAtagttttataattaattaattaattaattaattattattcataataataataataaattttgtttgaaaatggggagtttgcagttgtttaAACTTTCTGTCTCCAGCGTAAGTCAGTCACGTACAAAATGCAGACAGCAGTGCGGCGCTGTTTGGGCGTAAATGGTTGTCAACCCTTCGCAAATGAATGATTGCGAGTGAATTTTTATAATGATGAGACCTTAATTATCGTTCGTATTATATCGGGCTGTTCTACGAACGGCGATTCCGATCCTCTTCTCCCTTTGATTAATTAATGTTTGTTACGTATAGATGCGTGTTAATCGTCGAATGCATCTCGTTGCAGccagatatatagatatatgtaatatgtaatatgtatatgtataatatgtacATCAATTATGGTGTCGGCTTTGTTTCGAAATTATGATTATTTCACAGAATTAACGAGTATAAAAATTGGAGGATGATGCGATGGAGGGGGGTGAAAAGAACACTCGACCACATTTCAATCTTGTCGCTCACTTTTGTTTTGTTTCTTAATATGTGGTACGTTTATTGTACCACGGACGGGTAAAGTGAAATACTGGAACTGGCTGCGAATAATAGTAGTATAACGATCCTGAAATACAACAGACACAATTCGTGTACCAAATATCAATTTGTCTCATCGTGGatgaatttcaattttattcggctggttttttcgttctttttctttttctctttcttttttttttttaatgtccgGCTCGATCGGACTCTGTTGCCGATCTCAAAATCTCGTGTTTGCTGTTTCGAAAAGCCACCGAATTTTTTCGctttgggggagggggggaggtaTTCGCGTCCAAAAATCGGACGAAAGTCtttttataatgttataaaGTCGTATAAAGTGAACAATTTCTTACCTATAGTTAACAGAACACTTTTTTTTCGTCATTTCTTAATTTTGAACACAGTTGcaaaatgattgaaaattaAGATTATCGTTTACAGTTTTCTACTGGTTTTTATagcattaaaaaataatatatcaaagctatatttttatatttttgattCACTTTGAGATTTAGCTAATTTAGCATatcttctgttttaaatttatttttcaaatgcGAATCCAACGAGATCGGACGTTCATTTTGAGCTTGTTGTAAATAACGAAGTTCTGTCTTTACTGTGAAAAAGGAATCGGCTGCTACTGAGTGCTACTTGCTGTTACAAGGGAAGTTTCCCATCTTCACTATCTCTCACAAGAAAAAAAGTTCAAAACTACGACTTCGTTTCGACTATATTTACACTAAAAAATATCCGACCAAACCTAAAtaaaacaacaaaataaaaaatctgCATTATCATAGATTTCGTCCACTTTTCGGACGCGAATACTCCGCAGACGCGCTGACCGCGGCCAGCACGTGACCCGCGAGCTCGCACAGTGTTGAGCGAATAATCCAGCAACTAAATGGCTTCTAAACGGGAAGCCGGCAAATGGCGAAGGCAACAACGAACTCGGCGAAGTCAGCGGTAACATTGTGCAGGAGCTTTACGAATTCAACATGTTGAATGTTGAAATCGGAAATCGTCGGAAATATTCCGCGCGGCCGAGCGCGTTTCGCGcggaaattattattaattatacggACAATTATTTCGAGATGCTCCGTCGTTTATCCacgaacaaattcacaaattaTTCGTAGATTAAATCCGAGGATGAATGCTACGATGACGGCATCGTCGATCGACACTGCTTTTCAACGGAAGAAAGCGCGCGACGTCGACGTAAATTGATCGGCCGAAACTGCCAGAAACGCGGAATCACAGTTGGCTTGGATCATCGTCCAAGCTTTCCGATTTCAGCTGAAGAGAACAACAATATCTGCGCCCGAGCCAACGATCAAGCAGATGTTCAGATAATGCcaaactttttttattttttccttCGGGTTGCAAGCCTGATTGTTGCACAATCGAGCGTTCCGCGGCCGAACGGATTTCGTCAGGAGATCTCGAAATAATCGCGAAAGCgtgcttgttgttgttgttgcaaaaAGTGTCGGCATTAACAACAATTTAACCGCGTCTCGTCGAATCCGGATGCAAAATAGCGCGGTTCGAGCCGGTAAATTATCGTGCAATAATTCGCGATTTCTCCTTTGCGAACGTCGACTCGCCGGTGAGTTTATTTTATATCAGCGAAATTTAACGGAAGCTCGATCCGCGCGCGTCATCCCACGTTTTTAGAGGCCAATAGATTTCGCAACGAGCTCGGCTCGGTTTACGGATGTTGTATAATTGCGCGCGTTGTGAAATTTATCGCGCTAAATCGATCGGCGTATTTTAGACCGTTCTTGACGCAACGCCGCATTCATTGAGATTCATTGAGAAACCGATTTCCTAGAAGGAAGTCGAACTGCGTCGAGAAAGATCCTTGAAAAATCCTTCGGTCGTTGTCGCGCAGGCAGCGCGCAATTTTTGCGCTCCATCCGAGAAGAATatctcccaaaaatgtctcgtaatgcGGCCGTAAGGGTAGCCgagatcatttggagcaactttttcctttgcaaaaattctctcctaggcttcgtttacgagttatcaacgaaaaacgccggCCAGTGAGCGATCGCGCACGGCCACGCCCTCGCgatggccgcgagggcggagcgcccggcgcgctcgctctccgattggcccatgtttttcgctgataactcgcgaacggagcggcggatcgcattttcgcaaaggaaaaagttgctcgaaatGAGCCGGGGAACCTTTTCACGGCGTCGTTCCCTTTGTACGCAGCTCTCTGAGAACTTTGTTCCCCGAAAAATCGTCGACAAGGGAACACGATCCGAAGGCTATTCGTCTCAAATGAACGGCGATCGCACCCGGCTCGAAACGTCGAACGGAAGGTGAGATTACGTACCGAAAGGCCTGATTGGATGTCGGCTCCATAGGTAGCTACGCTTCACAGGACTGAGGTAACTGTCTCTCAGATAGAAAGGAGTGCTCCTTTGAGCGTAGCCGGGGATGTAGGGAGCGTAGCTCGGGTACCACCATGGGTCTCTCGTAAACGCGCTAATGGGCGCCATTGGGGACGGTTCGAGGAGATCGAACAACGGCTTCCGACGAAGCAGTGACGATAGAGACGGTATCAAATGCGAATCGTCTAACAAGTTacctgaaattaaatcacgatGTTAATGGTACGAAGTGCGACGTGTGCACACGTCATTCTCTCCGTAACGAATGATTGCgacttttaaataatttaaataatttaaagtagtttaaattatttaataaacaatttaatttaacttttaTATAACCTTTTATATTCTTTTCTATCAAACTTTTATCACTGTAAAAATGTTCGCCATTTTTGtagttgtcaacaattataaaaatcgtaaattatattatatagtaattaatataattattagtatttataattattaaatattataaattactaatattaacataattaatataatcaCCGATTGTACAATTACATACAATtttacattaattatattaatattaattacactATTTAATATAGTCACAAATATtaacaattacattaattagtatataattcacgatttttaaaattgtcgacaactagTAAAATGTAAAAACGAgcggcgaggctcgaataatcgcgtcgcTTCTCCcggaattgtccactttcgtgccGGATCGGtgcgcgaattcgggagaaatcGCAGTGTTCGAGCGTCGCGATTCGTTCGACCGACACGAAAATAAAAGACCGAGATCGATTCTCATCGCATGAACACACGGAACGAGGAACGACGGTACTCACCGTAGATGTCGAACAATCGCTTCGTACTGAGCGGCGGGCTTATATGCCGGGAGAGCAAAGGCGCTTTGCTCGGATACATTCTGTCGATGTCTGCCAAGCGGTTCAGGTGATCGGTCCAAGCTTTCTCAGGGTCGAACGGTTTCGCTGTATCGTGATATTTATggcaatgaaacaaaaattcgtGGCAATGAAACGAGCATTCCTATTGGTGAGTGTACCGCGAACACGTTGCAGACGATGCGTAACATCATTGAATCATGCGATATATATCTTTTGCGGCCCAGGTGGCTCGACGCTTTGTGAAACAGGCACGGAAATGATActtttttcaatcatttttattaataaattaacctTCGAGATCTAGATTGAACTGCTGGCAATCGAAAAATGGTCGCTTTCTTTGAATTTTGCAAATTGAAATTAGGACTTTGAATTTTGCAAATTGAAATTGGGACTTTGAATTTTGCAGATTGAAATTAGGACTTTGAATTTTGCGAATTGAAATTAGGACTTTGAACTTTGCAAATTGAAATTAAGGCTTTGAATTTTGCGAATTGAAATTTAggatttatttttgtttttagaGCGTCGAAGTATCTtcctttcttcgtttcttctttCGGTCTGTTTCACTTTCTTTCGCGCATCGCCGGCTCGAGAAATCGATTGTTTCAATGTTACTACTCGTTTCAACGAGGTCGCTTCGGCTCGGCTCACATACGAATGCAATCGATCGACTTTCTGCAACGAATAGAAGTCGACGCTGATCGTTCCACGGATTAGACGACTTCGCCTTTCACGGTTATTGCACGTATACATGGAACATTGTGTGTTAGGTcgtgtaataaaataataataaatcgtcGGATTACTCGAAGACAGAGGATATTCGTTTCTGTCAAGATTAAAATGAATGTTTCATCGATCCATTTACTGCCACGATTCCCATTTGGGACCTTTTAAAAACTGTAAAATATTTTAGCAACAAAACGTAGTtcgaatattatgataatatattataataatataataatattatataatattgaatattgtaataatatagcaatataataatattatttaatattaaatattataataatattatataatattgaaaatattataataatatagtaatataataatattatacaatatacaatattatgacAGTTTGAATCTCTCAATAttacaaaaaaaaatattacaaaaagAATTTAGCTATACTGCAATTAcactaatatattaaataaacttTCCGCTTTCGTGGCATCGCCGAAACATTTTCTCGCTCTCAAAAAAGAAGTGACAAAAGACCCGTTGGCATTCGCTGGGTACAAGAGACTCGACATTTCGTATTACACGATCCAATAAATAACGTTTCTCCGTCGGATTATGAATCCGTGAACGACGCGTAGATTCCTTTGCGTCGCGTTCCAACAACGAAAAGCGTGTCCCTCGCGTTTCTCGGATAAATCGAACACAGAAGTCTCTCGGTGAAATTTTCACCGAGGTTAAAAATATAACCTTGCGAGATCAAATCGAAATCTGATATCCGAAAATAAAATCTTACGTCCCGtaattctgggacaccctgtatatatatatatagacgcACGAGGCGTCCGACGATTCGCCAATAAAACTTAAAGAGACACGCTTTTGAAATTTTCGTTCGACGTGTAACGGAAGAATCGCGTCGATTTTTCTCCGAACGACGCGATTTTTCTCGTCACAAAATGGCGGACACTTTCGAGGAAAAAGGACCAGCGACGAGTCTTGAACGGTCGAAGGAgaatcctttttttttttacttgagaGAAATTGTTCGATAGGATTATCGTTAATTAATTATGACGGGTCCTTTTGCAGGTCGAGAAGCGTCCGCGCGGCTACAAAAACAAAAAAGTCCACATAACAACATAATCACTAAATGTATGGAGAAGCGTCAGCTCGTCCACATTCGTCACTCAATGAATCCATTCTACGAACCACGTTCTAAAATCTACAAACGATCACGACACCTGACATCAAAACCGTGCGTATCATTGGTTTGATTCGTTCGCGGTATGGCCGGGGATCTGCCGAATTAGGTTTCTGCGCTCGATTTTCTCTGGTTTAGTGTTTTAGCTGCAAGCTTCGACCCCAAAGAAAAAGGCGGAAGGAATCGTCGGCGTTACAGTTTCGTTTCTCCCCAAttcggattgcgcagaaaaatggaacgtgacaatataattaaaatattaattataataattgtgataaattgtaataaatattaataatggaACGAGAATGGACGATAAGTATAGAAACGAGTGGCaagcctcgaacaatcgtatctcctattcccgaattgtccatttctgtgcgcgatctgagcgcgaattagggagacattactgtactatgaTTTATGCTTTCAGCTCTCGCATGAGAAAGTTATGATTATTAGCCGGTTAGTTCGCTGCGTTTCGTCACGGTGTAAGAGGGAGAGTGGCGCACCGGTCACGGTTGCTTCACCGCAAAATTTCTGCGACAATaaaaggttcctgaggtcatttgaagcaactttttcctttgcgaaaatgcagtccgaggcttcgtttacgagttattaacgaaaaacgtgggccaatcggagagcgagcgcggccggcgctccgcccagCGACCAATGCCGCGTcacgccggccgtctgacgcagcggcgctggtcgcgagggcgtggtgtcggtgtttttcgttaataactcgtaaacgaagccaccgatcgcattttcgcaaagaaaaaagttgtttcaaatgacatCAGGAACACCTCATTTCCTGATGAGAGTACTTTTATGGCagtgtctctctctttcttacaCCGTGGTCTCAGTTAGAGATGTGACTATCGATTAACGACGTTGTATCGATATCTTATCGATACCTGACGATTTATTTCAcgtattgtaaattgtaaaatgaatatttaaCTCTTTCCACTAGAATTGCGACTTCAAGAcgcaattaaaaattgttacgtcacgtttcaaaataattttattaatcaaatttgttgaCGTttgaagaacgaaacgaaataGACGAAAATGcaagtaaaaatatttaatcgaaCAATAAATTGattatactttattattatttattttacttcgaTCACCTAAGCTTCGATGATTTAATTCGACTCGACGATATCATCGATATATCGAATATCaatattatcgatatttatcGAAAACAGTGTCGATAGTCACAGGTCTAATCTCAATCGCGCAAACCCTGATCAGGGTGCGATTTAAGTCGTTTAATTGACAAGTCTCGAGTCCACGTATTTGTCAGACATTTATATTCCAATATACAGTGTGTCGCGTAAATGGTGCTACAATTTGACAGTGGCTGATTCTGCGTGAAAAAATAAGTCGAAGAAAAGGAATAACACTTTCTTATTcgaggctccgttttcgagaaaaagtgGGTCGAAGAAGTAATGCTATTGAATAGGAATGAAGTGGGGCGTCTGACCATAGCACACCGATTCTACTTGCTGTATTAAAAGCCACGCGAACTTGGCGCAACTTTCGACTCGATTATCTCGAAGACAAAGCCTTAAATGagaaaatgttattcttttttCTGGGCCTGTTTTTCTATGTAGAATCAGTCTATTAGGTTCTATCACCAGTTACGCGACATTCTGTATGATAAATTAACCTTAATTGGTGCTTagactgtgcacaaaaatggtcaatttgggaagagaagatacgattatataattatgtataattttgtgttaattgtattaatattaatgacattaatattaataacattattactattaatattattgatattaattatattaat from Megalopta genalis isolate 19385.01 chromosome 16, iyMegGena1_principal, whole genome shotgun sequence encodes the following:
- the Mf gene encoding myofilin isoform X2, which gives rise to MDARFRSNLDMIGRNEPITRKAKFWQSYVRALKGTDDIRAPEHTHRPRGIFRSEYPELSTSWPFGKSIFENPIHAADRINVPGYRYLPVHREIYGYSPRQIYPHQYKPVERFTPAKPFDPEKAWTDHLNRLADIDRMYPSKAPLLSRHISPPLSTKRLFDIYGNLLDDSHLIPSLSSLLRRKPLFDLLEPSPMAPISAFTRDPWWYPSYAPYIPGYAQRSTPFYLRDSYLSPVKRSYLWSRHPIRPFAHVY
- the Mf gene encoding myofilin isoform X1, translated to MDARFRSNLDMIGRNEPITRKAKFWQSYVRALKGTDDIRAPEHTHRPRGIFRSEYPELSTSWPFGKSIFENPIHAADRINVPGYRYLPVHREIYGYSPRQIYPHQYKPVERFTPAKPFDPEKAWTDHLNRLADIDRMYPSKAPLLSRHISPPLSTKRLFDIYGNLLDDSHLIPSLSSLLRRKPLFDLLEPSPMAPISAFTRDPWWYPSYAPYIPGYAQRSTPFYLRDSYLSPVKRSYLWSRHPIRPFGSLYYYYSQPVPVFHFTRPWYNKRTTY